One region of Roseovarius faecimaris genomic DNA includes:
- a CDS encoding c-type cytochrome, which produces MKTLLTTSAALLALAVPAFAAGDAEEGEKAFKKCKACHMIVSDDGEEIVKGGKTGPNLYGVIGRVAGSQDGFKYGDGLQEAMAAEFTWTEEELAVYVADPKAWLGDKGYAAKSKMTFKLKKGGEDVAAYLASVAPAAE; this is translated from the coding sequence ATGAAAACTCTGCTGACAACATCCGCCGCCCTTCTGGCCCTCGCTGTGCCCGCTTTTGCCGCAGGTGACGCCGAGGAAGGCGAAAAGGCGTTCAAGAAGTGCAAGGCCTGCCACATGATCGTCTCCGATGATGGCGAAGAGATCGTTAAGGGCGGCAAGACCGGCCCCAACCTCTATGGTGTGATCGGCCGTGTCGCCGGCTCGCAGGACGGTTTCAAATATGGCGACGGCCTGCAAGAGGCGATGGCGGCGGAGTTCACCTGGACCGAGGAAGAACTCGCTGTCTACGTGGCCGACCCGAAAGCCTGGCTGGGTGACAAAGGCTATGCCGCAAAGTCGAAAATGACCTTCAAACTTAAGAAGGGTGGCGAGGACGTCGCGGCCTACCTGGCGTCTGTCGCGCCCGCAGCCGAGTGA
- the lipB gene encoding lipoyl(octanoyl) transferase LipB has product MVDWISTPGLTGYEEAVSFMEARANAIAAGEAEECIWLLEHPPLYTAGTSAKPADLTDPDRFPVYESKRGGQYTYHGPGQRVIYVMLDVGARGRDVRCFVRQLEQWVIATLDSFNIRGEIRPGRVGVWVVRDDKPLTAAGQKPEDKIAAIGIRLRKWVSFHGISINVEPDLSHFGGIVPCGIAEHGVTSLVDLGLPVTMDDLDVALRRSFDLIFDKHAGSHLANCDN; this is encoded by the coding sequence ATGGTAGACTGGATTTCCACCCCCGGCCTGACCGGCTATGAAGAGGCGGTTTCCTTCATGGAGGCGCGCGCCAATGCCATCGCTGCGGGCGAGGCCGAGGAGTGTATCTGGCTGCTGGAACACCCGCCGCTCTACACCGCCGGAACCTCTGCCAAACCTGCGGATCTGACCGACCCGGACCGTTTTCCCGTCTATGAGAGCAAACGCGGCGGGCAATATACCTATCACGGCCCCGGTCAGCGGGTGATCTATGTGATGCTCGATGTCGGCGCGCGCGGTCGTGATGTGCGGTGTTTCGTACGTCAGCTTGAACAATGGGTGATCGCCACGCTCGACAGCTTCAATATCCGCGGCGAGATCAGGCCCGGCCGCGTCGGGGTCTGGGTTGTGCGCGATGACAAGCCGCTCACCGCGGCCGGACAGAAACCCGAAGACAAGATCGCGGCAATCGGGATTCGCCTGCGCAAATGGGTGAGCTTTCACGGCATCTCCATCAATGTGGAGCCTGATCTGAGCCATTTCGGCGGAATCGTGCCATGTGGAATCGCCGAGCATGGCGTGACCTCGCTGGTCGATCTTGGCCTGCCTGTCACCATGGATGACCTTGATGTGGCCCTGCGCCGCAGCTTCGACTTGATTTTTGACAAGCACGCCGGGTCACATTTGGCCAACTGCGACAATTAA
- a CDS encoding HalD/BesD family halogenase, whose translation MQPEDIINLDAYPIADRNAPERKALIQRLRAELADKQYVSLPDFIRPEARAQAVADAMEALPRAHPNCADRSCYLHRQGDASLPPDHPRNIMLKSSTRMLAYDRFSDESPVKTLYHWAPVREMVTEVVGAQALYDSADPCQPVNLLCYEPGDQSAWHFDSDNAFTMTLMLQAADRGGEFEMVPNTRSDDDQNYDYVAQVVTGARPQDTVAVAREVGSLCIFRGCNSVHRVSPVEGETTRIMAVFVYEDAPGVVGDPKVNETIYGRV comes from the coding sequence ATGCAACCGGAAGACATCATCAACCTTGACGCCTATCCTATCGCCGATCGGAATGCGCCGGAACGCAAGGCGCTGATCCAGCGCCTGCGGGCGGAACTCGCGGACAAGCAATATGTCTCGTTGCCCGACTTCATTCGCCCAGAAGCGCGCGCGCAGGCTGTCGCTGACGCGATGGAGGCGTTGCCGCGCGCCCATCCGAACTGTGCCGATCGCAGTTGCTATCTGCACCGCCAGGGTGACGCATCGCTGCCGCCCGATCACCCGCGCAATATCATGCTCAAGTCCAGCACCCGGATGCTGGCCTATGACCGGTTCTCTGATGAAAGCCCGGTCAAGACGCTTTATCACTGGGCCCCCGTGCGCGAGATGGTGACCGAGGTCGTGGGCGCGCAGGCACTCTATGACAGCGCGGACCCGTGCCAGCCGGTCAACCTGCTCTGTTATGAGCCGGGGGATCAGTCGGCCTGGCATTTCGATTCCGACAACGCCTTCACGATGACCCTGATGCTTCAGGCGGCCGATCGGGGCGGCGAGTTTGAAATGGTGCCCAATACCCGCAGCGACGATGATCAGAATTATGATTATGTGGCGCAGGTCGTCACGGGCGCGCGCCCGCAAGACACGGTGGCGGTCGCGCGTGAGGTGGGGTCGCTCTGTATCTTCCGGGGGTGCAATTCGGTCCACCGTGTTTCGCCCGTCGAGGGCGAGACGACGCGCATCATGGCGGTCTTTGTCTATGAAGATGCCCCTGGTGTGGTGGGGGATCCAAAGGTGAACGAGACGATTTACGGGCGCGTGTGA
- the bchO gene encoding alpha/beta fold hydrolase BchO, with protein MDWARDLPTWPHHDLSRRVTLGTHRWHVQETGTGPTLLLLHGAGASTHSWRDLIPLLAGRFHLVALDLPGQGFSQSTARNRCGLQAMTADIEALCRDQGWHPSGIIGHSAGAAIALELSARHDPSGRAAPEVIGINAALSRFEGIAGWLFPLLAKLLALNPLTSLMFTAGRNSAARARRLIEGTGSTLSEDGLGYYARLIADRAHVDGALQMMAQWEIDGLIDRLPQIKTRTLLIAGDRDRAVAPSVSENAAQRLPHADCHVMHGTGHLLHEERPEEVADLILRWLDRADHTRP; from the coding sequence GTGGATTGGGCCCGCGATCTTCCCACCTGGCCGCATCACGATCTGTCGCGGCGGGTCACGCTGGGGACACATCGCTGGCATGTTCAGGAAACCGGCACCGGTCCCACGCTTCTTCTGCTGCATGGTGCGGGGGCCTCAACCCATAGCTGGCGCGATCTGATCCCGCTGCTGGCCGGGCGCTTTCATCTGGTGGCGCTTGACCTGCCCGGCCAGGGCTTCAGCCAGAGCACGGCGCGCAACCGCTGCGGGCTTCAGGCAATGACCGCCGATATCGAGGCGCTTTGCCGTGATCAGGGGTGGCACCCCTCGGGGATTATCGGACATTCCGCAGGGGCGGCCATTGCCCTGGAGCTGTCAGCCCGTCACGACCCCTCAGGCCGGGCGGCCCCGGAGGTGATCGGAATCAACGCGGCGCTCAGCCGCTTCGAAGGCATTGCCGGCTGGCTCTTTCCTCTTCTGGCGAAGCTCTTGGCGCTCAATCCGCTGACCTCGCTGATGTTCACCGCCGGGCGCAACAGCGCTGCGCGCGCTCGGCGCCTGATCGAAGGAACCGGCTCAACGCTCAGCGAAGACGGTCTGGGCTATTACGCACGGCTCATTGCCGACCGGGCCCATGTGGACGGCGCTCTACAGATGATGGCGCAATGGGAAATCGACGGATTGATCGACCGCCTGCCGCAGATCAAGACACGCACGCTTCTGATCGCGGGCGACCGGGACCGCGCGGTCGCCCCCTCGGTCTCGGAGAATGCCGCACAGCGCCTGCCCCATGCCGATTGCCATGTGATGCACGGCACTGGGCACCTGCTTCATGAAGAACGCCCCGAGGAGGTCGCCGATCTGATCCTCCGCTGGCTTGATCGCGCTGATCACACGCGCCCGTAA
- a CDS encoding magnesium chelatase subunit D, translated as MTGPAPSMARAARMLAALAVDPAGLGGMVLRARVGPARAAFEAALARLPGPQHRVPPGISDTQLFGGLNIAATLAEGRPVMDAGLSAVPAALVMPMAERLTPSLAARLAQLLDRGLGHQLFLLDEGVEPDDTPPGALTDRLAFAADLDGITAAEARLLLPAPADLDHARAALPGISVGETDMATLVSVAARFGIDSLRAPILALRTARVLAALDRDPQVQDDHLREAAELVYPSRATMLPQEPEEQASPEPPAPDQGETDPDANLLEALPDEILVSAIAALLPAGLLDGIARTVRHRGASGAGAGARRIGNRRGRPLPARPGKPDGRNRIDPVATLRAAAPWQKMRRLSDPTGRRIILHPSDIHIRRFELASDRLLVFAVDASGSSAMARLAEAKGAVELLLAQAYAKRDQVALIAFRGTGAEVLLPPTRSLVQGKRRLSALPGGGGTPLASGLLSAANLMLQARRRGLTPMLALLTDGRANVALDGQPGRATAQEDAIQMARNLGAEGLDAVLIDIANRPAPQAAELAAALNARYLALPRADARKISAAVDTSLSG; from the coding sequence ATGACAGGCCCCGCGCCTTCCATGGCGCGTGCCGCCCGTATGCTCGCTGCTTTGGCGGTGGATCCCGCCGGGCTCGGCGGTATGGTCCTGCGTGCCCGTGTCGGCCCCGCGCGCGCCGCGTTCGAGGCCGCGCTTGCCCGCCTGCCGGGCCCGCAGCACCGGGTCCCTCCCGGTATCTCCGACACCCAACTTTTCGGCGGGCTCAACATCGCCGCCACGCTTGCCGAAGGGCGCCCGGTGATGGATGCAGGGCTCAGTGCCGTCCCCGCAGCACTTGTGATGCCCATGGCCGAGCGCCTGACGCCCTCCTTGGCGGCGCGGCTCGCTCAACTGCTCGACAGGGGGCTCGGGCATCAGCTCTTTCTGCTGGACGAAGGTGTTGAGCCGGATGACACCCCGCCCGGGGCGCTGACCGATCGGCTCGCCTTCGCGGCCGATCTGGACGGCATCACTGCCGCCGAGGCGCGGCTTCTTCTGCCCGCCCCGGCAGATCTGGATCACGCGCGGGCCGCGCTGCCGGGTATCTCCGTGGGCGAGACCGACATGGCCACTCTCGTCAGCGTCGCCGCCCGTTTCGGCATCGACAGCCTGCGCGCGCCGATCCTCGCGCTCAGAACTGCGCGCGTTCTGGCCGCGCTCGACCGGGACCCGCAGGTGCAGGATGACCATCTGCGCGAAGCAGCCGAACTGGTTTATCCAAGCCGGGCCACGATGCTGCCACAGGAGCCCGAGGAGCAGGCATCTCCCGAGCCGCCCGCGCCTGACCAAGGCGAGACCGACCCGGATGCAAACCTCTTGGAGGCCTTGCCGGATGAGATACTTGTCAGCGCCATCGCGGCTCTGCTTCCCGCCGGTCTGCTGGACGGGATAGCGCGCACAGTGCGGCACCGCGGTGCCAGCGGCGCCGGGGCGGGGGCACGGCGGATCGGCAACCGGCGTGGCCGCCCCCTGCCCGCCCGGCCGGGAAAGCCCGATGGCCGCAACCGGATCGATCCCGTGGCCACCCTGCGCGCCGCAGCCCCATGGCAAAAGATGCGCCGCCTCTCCGACCCGACAGGCCGCCGCATTATCCTGCACCCCTCCGACATTCATATTCGCCGGTTCGAGCTTGCCTCCGACCGCTTACTCGTCTTTGCCGTCGATGCGTCGGGATCCTCGGCCATGGCCCGTCTTGCCGAAGCCAAGGGGGCGGTCGAGCTTTTGCTGGCGCAGGCCTATGCCAAGCGCGATCAGGTGGCGCTCATCGCCTTTCGCGGCACCGGCGCCGAGGTCCTTCTGCCGCCGACACGCTCGCTCGTCCAGGGCAAGCGCCGCCTGTCGGCCCTGCCCGGCGGTGGCGGCACACCGCTCGCCTCGGGCCTGCTCAGCGCGGCAAACCTGATGCTTCAGGCGCGGCGGCGCGGGCTCACCCCCATGCTTGCCCTGCTGACCGACGGGCGCGCCAACGTGGCGCTGGATGGTCAGCCCGGGCGGGCGACAGCCCAGGAGGATGCGATCCAGATGGCCCGCAACCTTGGGGCCGAAGGGCTCGACGCCGTGCTGATCGACATCGCCAACCGCCCCGCGCCGCAAGCTGCCGAACTCGCCGCGGCCCTGAATGCACGCTATCTCGCATTGCCCCGTGCCGACGCCCGCAAGATCAGCGCGGCGGTGGACACGAGCCTGAGCGGGTGA